From Solibacillus sp. FSL W7-1464:
ACAAAATGCTTTTCGCTCCCTACCCAAGTGAACTTGAACATTGCTATTAACCTCCTTATTCACTTTATAGATTTCCATAGTATAGCACTTGCACGATAAAAAAAGCTAATTATGGCATAAATTAGGAGTATAGAGTGTGGAAATGAAGAACATCTCTTAATTCGCAACTTTGTATAAATTACAAAAAAGCAATCGGTTCCCCAATTGCTTTCATCATTTTCAATATTAAACTTCCACACGGTAACGCCAATTTGCATGCTTTACATCCTCGTAATTGATATACGCCACACTTGCTTCTATGACGTCGTTTAAGTTCAGGTTGTGGTCTTTTGCAAATACTTTCAGACTATCAAGTAATTCTTTATCGCATGTTGTCCGAAATTCGATACGATCTTTTGGCCGATTTTTTTTATCGTAAACGATTGTGCCGGATTTAATTAGATTACTATATCCATTTTCCAATAAATAACCGATATGCGTGTCATATTTTTCGGCAAGCTGCTTTAAACTATTAATAATTGCCGCGCTCATTCGCGTTTTGTATCGGATTCTTGACTCATCTGTTGTTTGAATCAGTTTTCCATTATGTATCTTCCACATTGTCATTCTCCTATCAGCAATTCATTACGTATATTATAGCCAATATCACACAAAAGAAAACACTCCTTATGGCATAAGGAGTGAAAGGGGTAAAGTTGCGGTCGGTGTTGCTTATTCAGTTGTAATGTTTCGTACGTTAGTTTAACATCAAATAAAACGTTTGAGCTGAAATTTTCAATGGTATATCTCAATTCGTGTATGCATTTCGCTCGCCTAACTTTGGTTGGCATCTTTCGAAAATCTTCGTTAAAGCATTTGGTTCATTAATTGCCTAAAACAAACTGTGAATGTTGCTTGATAAACGCATACAACGAAGCTAATAGAAATCATCATATAGATAGTCTAAACTAGTGGTTAACTTACATCTACTCTTCAGTGACCGCAACCTTACTTACAAATAATATACCACCTCAAAACATCCTTAAACCTAATTTGCGAACTTTTTTTTCGGAATTTTTATGATTCAAGTATATAATAGTAGAAACGGAGGTGTCTTACATGCTAAAAATTAAAAAAATCGAGTTTATTAAGGTTCTGTATGATGACGCAATAACGCAAAATATATTTTCTATCGCGAATATTACGTTTTCAAATAGAAGTCCGATACAAGGTGCCCTCCTCTACTGGCAGAAAAATGAATCAAAGGAGCCTTATACAAAAGAAGGCGACTACAAGTTTTTCTATGACTTGGCAAAAGCGCAGTATTTTGCGGCTGTAAAGTTTCCGAAAGACTGTGAGTTAACACGGGATGAACGCCAGGAACTCGCCTATATTTTACTGGAAGAGCGCGGAGCAATCGGGACGTACAGTTTTGTCTCGACGAAGCCGAAAGCAACATTCCATTTAAATAAGGTTTTTCAGGAAATCCCTTTTCCTGAACAGTTTTCAGTAGATGATTTTAACAATTTGTCCGTTGTGAAAATGCTGGAATCCAATGATGAGACAGCTTACGAGCAACTTCCATATGACGGCGTATTTTTGGAAGCTTATAGAAACTGGTGCCAACAAGCAGTTCAGTTGCACCCTTCACGCCTAACAGCCTAT
This genomic window contains:
- a CDS encoding rRNA methyltransferase — encoded protein: MWKIHNGKLIQTTDESRIRYKTRMSAAIINSLKQLAEKYDTHIGYLLENGYSNLIKSGTIVYDKKNRPKDRIEFRTTCDKELLDSLKVFAKDHNLNLNDVIEASVAYINYEDVKHANWRYRVEV